A region of Candidatus Terasakiella magnetica DNA encodes the following proteins:
- a CDS encoding vitamin B12-dependent ribonucleotide reductase yields MRINRHFTHEDKSPYDGIPFRKASSEIRNPDGSVVFQAKDLDVPENWSQVACDVLAQKYFRKAGVPAKLKAVKEKDIPQWLWRSEPDQDALKSVPKDEHFTGETSAKQVFDRLAGTWTYWGWKGGYFDSDSDARAYYDEMRYQLCAQMGAPNSPQWFNTGLHWAYGIDGPAQGHHYVDFKTGKLTRSKSSYEHPQPHACFIQSIQDDLVNEGGIMDLWVREARLFKYGSGTGSNFSNLRGEGEPLSGGGKSSGLMSFLKIGDRAAGAIKSGGTTRRAAKMVVVDVDHPDVEDFVSWKVKEEQKVAALVAGSKLAQKHLGEVMTACVEAGDDEGAFDPKKNKPLKKAIIASRKVLIPENYIQRVIEFAKQGYTDIEFPAYNTDWDSEAYMTVAGQNSNNSVRVSNDFLNKVLDDGEWELINRKDGSVAKRIKAKELWENIGYAAWACADPGIQYDSTINEWHTCPADGRINASNPCSEYMFLDDTACNLASLNLLQFTRDNGTFDVEGFSHAVRIWTVTLEIAVLMAQFPSKEIAKLSYDYRTLGLGFANIGGLLMASGLPYDSAEGRAICGSITALMTGEAYATSAEMAEHLGAFPGYKNNADHMLRVIRNHRRAAQGLKDDYEGLSVLPVPLDAANCPEGELVEAARKSWDRALELGSEHGFRNAQVSVVAPTGTIGLVMDCDTTGIEPDFALVKFKKLAGGGYFKIINRIVPQALIKLGYSEQQANDMIRYAVGHGTLKGTAHITHEQLREKGFDDAAIEALEKALQDAFDIKFAFNKWSLGEEFCIKKLGFDAAKLDSPDFDMLAELGFSKAAIDNANTYVCGSMTLEGAPHLKDEHLPVFDCATPCGRKGKRFLSVESHIRMMAASQSFISGAISKTINMANNATVQDCKEAYILSWKLGLKANALYRDGSKLSQPLQAQVLDDDEAEETLAEAIADQPAAKKAEIVAEKIIERVVAQRKKLPNRRKGYTQKASVGGHKVYLRTGEYEDGQLGELFIDMHKEGAAFRSLMNNFAIAISLGLQYGVPLDEFVEAFTFTRFEPSGMVEGNDTIKMASSVLDYIFRELAVSYMDRSDLAHIKPDDLQHDTVGGGEAQSELPQEDKDKANQMIERVASQGYMRGRFLVFKGNQSEGSEGTPTGGAVSGAASSATADLAAAASIDGEPDIFEETDQKLEQIREARMKGYEGDACPECGNFTLVRNGTCLKCVTCGSTSGCS; encoded by the coding sequence ATGCGTATTAATCGTCATTTCACGCACGAAGATAAGTCGCCGTACGACGGCATTCCATTTCGTAAAGCAAGCAGCGAAATCCGTAATCCGGATGGGTCTGTGGTTTTCCAAGCTAAAGATCTGGATGTACCGGAAAACTGGTCACAGGTTGCCTGTGATGTTTTGGCGCAAAAATACTTCCGCAAAGCGGGCGTTCCTGCCAAGCTCAAAGCAGTAAAAGAAAAAGATATCCCTCAGTGGTTATGGCGCTCAGAGCCAGACCAAGATGCCCTTAAATCTGTGCCAAAAGACGAACATTTCACAGGCGAAACGTCTGCGAAACAGGTGTTTGACCGCCTTGCAGGCACATGGACCTATTGGGGCTGGAAAGGCGGCTATTTTGATAGCGATTCTGACGCGCGTGCTTATTATGACGAAATGCGCTACCAGCTTTGTGCCCAGATGGGTGCGCCAAACTCCCCACAGTGGTTTAACACGGGCCTGCATTGGGCCTATGGCATTGATGGTCCGGCACAAGGCCACCATTATGTAGATTTCAAAACGGGCAAACTGACCCGTTCTAAATCCTCTTACGAACACCCACAGCCTCACGCCTGTTTCATCCAGTCCATTCAGGATGACTTGGTGAATGAAGGCGGCATCATGGACCTTTGGGTCCGTGAAGCACGTTTGTTTAAATATGGCTCAGGCACAGGGTCTAACTTCTCCAACTTGCGTGGTGAAGGTGAGCCCCTTTCCGGTGGTGGTAAATCCTCTGGCCTGATGAGCTTCCTTAAAATCGGTGATCGTGCTGCAGGTGCGATTAAGTCCGGTGGCACAACACGCCGCGCTGCCAAAATGGTTGTGGTTGATGTTGATCACCCAGATGTAGAAGATTTCGTTAGCTGGAAAGTTAAAGAAGAACAAAAAGTCGCTGCCCTCGTTGCAGGCTCTAAACTTGCACAAAAGCACCTTGGTGAGGTGATGACGGCTTGTGTTGAAGCTGGCGATGATGAAGGCGCGTTTGATCCAAAGAAAAACAAGCCGCTGAAAAAAGCCATCATTGCCTCGCGCAAAGTCTTGATCCCTGAAAACTACATTCAGCGTGTGATCGAATTTGCCAAGCAAGGCTACACTGACATTGAATTCCCGGCTTACAATACAGACTGGGATTCAGAAGCTTACATGACGGTTGCGGGTCAAAACTCCAACAACTCGGTTCGTGTTTCCAATGACTTCCTTAATAAAGTTCTGGATGACGGCGAGTGGGAACTGATCAACCGTAAAGACGGCTCTGTTGCAAAACGTATCAAGGCTAAAGAGCTTTGGGAAAATATCGGTTATGCCGCATGGGCTTGTGCTGATCCGGGTATCCAGTATGACAGCACCATTAACGAATGGCACACATGCCCGGCTGATGGTCGCATCAATGCATCCAACCCTTGTTCGGAATATATGTTTCTGGATGATACGGCTTGTAACCTTGCGTCCCTGAACCTGCTGCAATTTACCCGTGACAATGGCACCTTTGATGTTGAAGGTTTCTCTCACGCGGTTCGTATCTGGACTGTGACACTGGAAATTGCCGTGCTGATGGCCCAGTTCCCATCTAAAGAAATTGCCAAACTGTCTTATGACTATCGCACGCTTGGTCTTGGTTTTGCCAATATCGGTGGCCTGTTGATGGCCTCAGGCCTGCCTTATGACAGTGCTGAGGGTCGCGCGATTTGTGGCTCGATCACAGCATTGATGACAGGTGAGGCTTACGCGACATCTGCAGAAATGGCTGAACATCTTGGCGCTTTCCCGGGTTATAAAAATAACGCTGATCATATGTTGCGCGTTATTCGCAACCACCGTCGCGCAGCCCAAGGCCTCAAAGACGATTATGAAGGTCTGTCTGTTCTGCCCGTTCCCCTTGATGCGGCAAACTGCCCAGAAGGTGAGCTTGTAGAAGCTGCACGTAAATCATGGGATCGCGCGCTTGAGCTTGGTTCAGAACATGGTTTCCGCAACGCTCAAGTCTCCGTTGTTGCCCCAACAGGCACCATTGGTCTTGTGATGGATTGTGATACAACAGGTATTGAGCCTGACTTTGCCTTGGTGAAATTCAAGAAGTTGGCCGGTGGCGGTTATTTCAAAATCATCAACCGTATTGTACCACAAGCCCTAATCAAACTGGGCTATAGTGAGCAGCAAGCCAACGACATGATCCGCTATGCAGTTGGTCACGGCACGTTAAAAGGCACGGCCCATATCACCCATGAGCAGCTACGTGAAAAAGGCTTTGATGATGCAGCTATTGAGGCTTTGGAAAAAGCCCTTCAAGATGCCTTTGATATCAAGTTTGCTTTCAACAAATGGTCTTTGGGTGAAGAGTTCTGCATCAAGAAGCTTGGCTTTGATGCTGCAAAACTAGACTCTCCAGACTTTGATATGCTGGCTGAACTTGGTTTCTCTAAAGCAGCTATTGATAATGCCAATACATATGTTTGTGGCTCCATGACCCTTGAAGGTGCACCACACCTGAAGGATGAGCACCTTCCTGTCTTTGATTGTGCTACACCATGTGGTCGCAAAGGTAAGCGTTTCCTCTCGGTTGAAAGTCACATCCGCATGATGGCGGCGTCTCAATCCTTTATCTCAGGTGCCATTTCCAAAACAATCAACATGGCCAATAACGCCACGGTTCAAGATTGTAAGGAAGCTTATATCCTGTCTTGGAAACTGGGCCTGAAAGCCAATGCACTTTATCGTGATGGCTCTAAACTCTCCCAGCCACTTCAAGCCCAAGTGCTTGATGATGATGAAGCTGAAGAAACACTGGCAGAAGCCATTGCAGATCAGCCAGCAGCGAAAAAAGCTGAAATCGTTGCTGAAAAAATCATTGAACGTGTTGTTGCACAACGCAAGAAATTGCCAAATCGCCGTAAAGGCTATACGCAAAAAGCAAGCGTTGGTGGCCATAAAGTTTACCTGCGCACTGGTGAATATGAAGATGGTCAACTTGGTGAACTCTTCATCGATATGCATAAAGAGGGTGCTGCCTTTCGCTCTTTGATGAACAACTTTGCCATTGCCATTTCTTTGGGCCTACAATATGGCGTGCCCCTAGATGAGTTTGTAGAAGCCTTTACTTTCACACGCTTTGAGCCAAGCGGCATGGTGGAAGGTAACGATACCATCAAGATGGCGTCTTCGGTTCTGGATTATATCTTCCGTGAATTGGCTGTATCTTACATGGATCGTTCTGATCTGGCCCATATCAAGCCGGATGACCTGCAACATGACACTGTTGGTGGCGGCGAAGCCCAGTCTGAACTTCCACAAGAAGATAAAGACAAAGCCAATCAGATGATTGAACGCGTGGCCTCACAAGGGTATATGCGTGGTCGCTTCCTCGTCTTTAAAGGCAACCAAAGCGAAGGTTCTGAAGGCACGCCAACAGGTGGTGCTGTCAGTGGAGCAGCTTCAAGTGCGACGGCTGATCTTGCCGCAGCTGCCAGCATTGATGGTGAGCCGGACATCTTTGAAGAGACCGACCAAAAGCTTGAGCAAATCCGTGAAGCCCGCATGAAAGGGTATGAAGGTGATGCCTGTCCTGAATGTGGTAATTTCACACTGGTGCGTAACGGCACTTGCCTGAAATGTGTAACCTGTGGGTCCACATCTGGTTGCTCATAA
- a CDS encoding RidA family protein → MAGKIDARLNELGITLPTANKAVANYVPYVITGNLIHVSGQITMLNGELKYIGRLGENLGVEDGMAAARLCGLNLITQVKEALGGDLDRVTRVVKLGGFVNGTPEFTDQPQVINGASDLMVEVFGDVGRHARAAVGVASLPLGISVEIDGIFEFE, encoded by the coding sequence ATGGCTGGCAAAATCGACGCACGTCTTAACGAGCTTGGCATTACCCTTCCCACCGCCAACAAAGCTGTCGCCAATTACGTCCCATATGTGATCACGGGTAATTTGATCCATGTTTCAGGCCAAATCACCATGCTTAATGGGGAGCTGAAATATATCGGTCGCCTTGGGGAAAACCTAGGCGTAGAAGATGGTATGGCCGCAGCCCGCCTATGTGGATTAAATCTCATCACACAAGTTAAAGAAGCCTTGGGCGGTGATCTTGATCGTGTCACCCGTGTGGTTAAACTGGGCGGGTTTGTTAATGGTACTCCTGAATTTACCGACCAGCCTCAAGTCATTAATGGCGCTTCAGACTTAATGGTTGAAGTCTTTGGCGATGTTGGGCGCCATGCCCGCGCCGCCGTTGGCGTTGCTTCCTTGCCCTTAGGTATTTCCGTTGAAATTGATGGCATCTTCGAATTTGAGTAA
- a CDS encoding GNAT family N-acetyltransferase, which translates to MSKIEQLEKISEISADEWNSCVGADEPFARHEFLSSLEDSQCVHPQKGWMPQHLVLRDKDQIKACCPLYLKNHSYGEYVFDWSWAEAYERAGGRYYPKLQCAIPFTPVSGQRIMASPNATNEDKASLLSAMIERAQDLNISSLHITFAEKSEWQLMQQQGLLARTGHQYHWENQNYQNFDDFLAQLSSRKRKTLRKERRAVQESGVAIITLSGDEIKEHHWDAFYQFYMDTSARKWGHPYLNRDFFSLLNQRLGSSVVLVLVLKDEGIVAGALNLKGSETLYGRYWGCVEDYKFLHFETCYYQAIDYAIAHNLKRVEAGAQGQHKIQRGYLPVETYSAHWIADPAFEKAVQDFLDHDMRINSHEMQELAKLSPYKCG; encoded by the coding sequence TTGAGTAAAATCGAACAGCTTGAGAAAATATCTGAGATTAGCGCTGATGAGTGGAATTCATGTGTTGGTGCTGATGAGCCTTTTGCTCGCCATGAATTTCTCTCAAGCTTAGAAGACAGCCAATGCGTCCATCCCCAAAAAGGATGGATGCCACAACATTTGGTGCTCAGAGACAAAGACCAAATCAAAGCCTGCTGCCCGCTTTACCTTAAAAACCATTCTTATGGGGAATATGTTTTTGACTGGTCATGGGCAGAAGCCTATGAGCGCGCCGGTGGGCGATATTACCCCAAATTACAATGCGCCATCCCCTTCACCCCGGTGAGCGGACAGCGCATTATGGCAAGTCCGAATGCCACAAATGAAGATAAAGCCAGTCTTTTATCTGCCATGATTGAGCGCGCGCAAGACTTAAATATATCCTCGCTTCATATTACCTTTGCTGAAAAAAGCGAATGGCAACTGATGCAACAACAAGGGCTGCTTGCACGCACGGGTCATCAATATCATTGGGAAAACCAAAACTATCAAAACTTTGATGATTTTCTTGCTCAATTATCCTCGCGCAAACGAAAAACACTGCGCAAGGAAAGAAGGGCCGTTCAAGAAAGTGGGGTTGCGATCATCACCTTAAGCGGTGATGAAATTAAAGAACATCACTGGGATGCGTTTTACCAATTTTATATGGATACATCCGCTCGCAAATGGGGCCACCCCTACCTCAATCGTGACTTTTTCAGCCTCTTAAATCAACGTCTTGGCTCATCTGTTGTGCTGGTCCTTGTCCTGAAAGATGAAGGCATTGTGGCAGGCGCGCTCAATTTAAAAGGTAGCGAGACCCTTTATGGGCGCTATTGGGGCTGTGTTGAGGATTATAAATTCCTTCATTTTGAGACCTGTTATTATCAGGCGATTGACTATGCCATTGCCCATAATTTAAAGCGCGTTGAAGCAGGTGCCCAAGGCCAACATAAAATTCAACGCGGATATCTTCCAGTTGAAACATATAGCGCGCATTGGATTGCAGACCCGGCCTTTGAAAAAGCCGTACAGGATTTTCTTGACCATGATATGCGTATTAATAGTCATGAAATGCAGGAATTGGCAAAACTATCGCCTTATAAGTGTGGATAA